In the genome of Deinococcus deserti VCD115, one region contains:
- a CDS encoding LCP family protein: MLRVVVLAALAGLVALSAPAAPALMKYGALPRKAEGPVTLLLAGVAPEYDENAPVWPYPVKPEDYKGNTDTLVLAQLRPDGTVNLLSIPRDTWLNVPGWGWGKINGANPHGGPEMVMNAVQSLTGVKPDAYVFLSLYAVRALTDAAGGVTLDVQQRMKYDDNAGKLHVDLQPGRQTLNGVQAEGYLRFRNDNLGDIGRVGRQQQFMTAMGNQVKNPLNWWRLPMIAGALDRTTKTNISREQFGALLGGALSGLKVQTHTVPGNFGRSGRLSIWETDRAALNALIAKHFRDPNDPRSLGIAVVNIDAPAGSAARLKTKLESLGYRNVWIASEPRGPAPTTITGSAAPRLLQDVGHGTVTSAAGVSGADVTVRLGTDTPAN, encoded by the coding sequence GTGCTCCGCGTCGTCGTTCTTGCTGCCCTTGCTGGTCTGGTGGCCCTGTCTGCCCCTGCTGCTCCCGCCCTGATGAAGTACGGTGCCCTGCCCCGCAAGGCCGAGGGTCCCGTGACTCTGCTGCTGGCGGGCGTGGCGCCCGAGTACGACGAGAATGCGCCGGTGTGGCCTTACCCGGTTAAACCGGAAGACTACAAGGGCAACACAGATACCCTGGTCCTGGCACAGCTGCGCCCGGACGGCACCGTCAACCTGCTGAGCATTCCGCGCGACACATGGCTGAATGTGCCCGGCTGGGGCTGGGGCAAGATCAACGGTGCCAATCCCCACGGTGGCCCGGAAATGGTCATGAACGCGGTGCAGAGCCTGACGGGCGTCAAACCCGACGCTTACGTGTTTCTATCGCTGTACGCGGTGCGGGCCCTGACAGATGCGGCAGGGGGCGTGACGCTGGATGTCCAGCAGAGAATGAAGTACGACGACAATGCCGGAAAACTGCATGTGGACCTGCAACCTGGCCGGCAGACCCTCAATGGCGTGCAGGCCGAGGGATACCTGCGTTTTCGCAATGACAACCTTGGGGACATTGGCCGGGTGGGACGTCAGCAGCAGTTCATGACAGCCATGGGCAATCAGGTCAAGAACCCGCTGAACTGGTGGCGCCTGCCCATGATTGCCGGCGCGCTGGACCGGACCACCAAAACCAACATCAGCCGGGAGCAGTTCGGTGCGCTCCTTGGAGGAGCGTTGAGTGGCCTGAAGGTACAGACACATACGGTTCCAGGGAACTTCGGCCGCAGTGGCCGGCTCAGTATCTGGGAAACAGACCGGGCCGCTCTGAACGCACTGATCGCCAAACACTTCCGCGATCCCAACGACCCGCGCAGCCTGGGGATTGCCGTAGTGAATATCGACGCTCCGGCGGGCAGCGCGGCTCGCCTGAAGACAAAGCTCGAAAGTCTGGGCTACAGGAATGTCTGGATCGCCTCGGAACCTCGCGGCCCGGCACCGACCACCATCACAGGCAGCGCGGCGCCACGTCTGCTGCAGGATGTCGGCCACGGCACGGTGACCTCGGCGGCAGGGGTCTCCGGCGCTGATGTCACCGTGCGCCTGGGCACGGATACGCCAGCCAACTGA
- the yidD gene encoding membrane protein insertion efficiency factor YidD, which translates to MTRPISRPLDAIALGAIRFYGRYLSPHKGFRCAHAALHGGDSCSAAVARIIREDGLIGGRRRVATRFASCRQAHNALREGSPLAFGTSGPQVRGVCCCGPLPIPFRCG; encoded by the coding sequence ATGACCAGACCTATTTCCCGTCCCCTGGACGCCATTGCTCTGGGTGCCATCCGCTTCTATGGACGTTATCTCTCCCCGCATAAGGGTTTTCGCTGCGCTCACGCGGCGCTGCACGGCGGCGATTCCTGCTCGGCAGCAGTGGCACGCATCATCCGGGAGGACGGGCTGATCGGCGGGCGCCGCCGGGTAGCCACGCGCTTTGCCAGCTGCCGCCAGGCCCATAACGCCCTGCGCGAGGGCTCTCCCCTGGCGTTTGGAACAAGCGGGCCACAGGTACGTGGGGTGTGCTGCTGCGGCCCTCTGCCGATCCCCTTCCGCTGCGGCTGA